AAGTTATATGTGACAAGCTGTTCTATAATTTTCTCGGTTTGAGTTACAGGTGCAGAAATAATGATCGTATCTGCCTCTTCTGCTCCATCTTTTATAGAAACAGCTTGGCTGTCGATAATGTGCAATGAAGAAGCCATTCGGACTTGTTCATGATGTACATCAAATCCAATAATTTCTATATCGGTATGCTCTCTCTTGATTGCAAGTGCAATCGAACCACCAATCAAACCAAGTCCGATCACAAAGACTTTATGTGACACCGTATTTCCTCCTAACGTTGTTCTTTCAAAAAAGCAGTTAAGATGTTAATAATTTCTTCATTTTGCTCTTTGCTACCTACTGTAATACGTACACTTGTCGGATATCCTAACGCTTCACCAGAACGAACGATAAATCCGTTACGAAGTAAGTAATCAAAAACAATGTCGCCACTTACTTCAAAATCAATTAAAATAAAGTTTGCTTGTGAAGGATAATACGTTAAACCAGCTGAATGACAAAATGATTCAAATTGAGCCATACCTGACCGATTCGCTATGCGACACTTCTCGATAAAACCTGTGTCATCTATTGCAGCAATTGCCGCAGCTTGTGCAATACTTGATGTATTAAATGGTTCTCTTGCAGGTTCAATCGCTTGAATAAGCTGTTCATTTGCCATACCATAACCAATTCGAAGTCCTGCTAAGCCATATGCTTTAGAAAAAGTTCGTAAAATTAGTAAATTGTCAAATTCATTTAACCATTTAGTCGTATCAGGATAATCATCTGCTACAACATATTCAAAGTAAGCTTCATCAACTACGACAAGTACTTCTTTCGGTACACGTGTAATGAACTTATATAACGTTTGTTCATTGATATAATTACCCGTTGGGTTATTCGGAGTACATACCCAAACGATACGAGTTTCTGAATCAATCGCTTGAAGCATTCCTTCAAGATTATGGGCTCCATCAATATTATCAATTTCTCTAATTTCTGCTCCTTCAATCACTGCATTATGACGATATTGAGGGAAAGTTGGATTCGCACTAACCATATTTGTACCTTTCTGTAAAACAGCGCGACAAAGGATTTGAATAACTTCGTCTGATCCGTTTCCAAAAATAAGCTGAGACTCATTTATATTCAAAGATTTCGCGACTTTGTTACGCAGGTCCGCTGAATAGCCATCAGGGTAGATTGCTAATTCATCTAAAGATTGTGTAATTGCTTGCTTTGCATACTCTGAACAACCAAATGGATTTTCATTAGATGCTAGTTTTGTAACCTTCTCAAGACCTAATTCACGTTTTACTTCATCAATAGGTTTACCTGGCTTATAAGGCGTTAACCCTTTAAGCTCTTGCTTTATGCGATATTCCATTACTTCCACCTCATTTTTCTAAGTGTTCTGTGGATGTTTCAACATATTTTGTACGGCTTCCTTAACAGCCTGAACACCCGTTTGTCTATTTGTTTCAGATTTCAAATTTGCTGCTTGCTCTTCTATTTTACGGACTATGGCACTTCCGATAATAATTCCATCACAATGTGGTGACAATTCCTCAATTTGAGCATAGCTCGAAATACCAAACCCTACTGCAACAGGAACGTTACTATGATGACGAACTTGCTCTAAAAAGTCATAAACACGAGGATCAAGAGCTTTACGTTCACCAGTTACTCCAAGCGAGGAAACACAATAGACGAACCCTCTAGCTTCACTAGCAATTCGTTCTATGCGCTTTTGTGAAGTTGGTGCAACAAGTGAGATCAGCTCAATTCCATTATCCTTACAGTCCTGCCTCATTTCTTCACTTTCCTCATGAGGCAAATCAGGGATTAACAGGCCATCCACCTCATTTTGTTGCAGTAAAGCGAAAAAGAAATCTTTTTCTAATTGTAGCACAGGATTATAATACGTAAAGAGAACAATGGGAATTTTTACTCCTTTTTGTCTCATTTTAGGCACAAGTTCAATTGCACGACGAATATTCATTCCACCAGATAAGGCTCGTTTTGCACTTTGCTGAATAACAGGGCCGTCTGCAAGTGGATCAGAATATGGAACACCTAATTCTAATATATCCGCTCCTTCTTCTTGTAGCATAACTGCAAGGTCAACCGTTGCTTCTTCACTTGGGTCCCCTGCCATAATAAATGGAATAAATAAATTATTTTGTTTCACTAGACGTTGTTGAAATGATGTTTCCACTTTATTCATTCCCTCCTTCAATATGTTTCATTAAGGCCTGTACGTCTTTATCACCACGTCCTGATAAGCAGACAAGAATTGTTTTATCTGAATCAAGTTGTTTCGCTAATGAGAATGCCTTAGCTAAAGCATGTGATGACTCTATAGCAGGAATAATACCTTCTTTACGTGAAAGGAATTTGAATGCATCAATCGCTTCCGCATCTGTCACACTTTCATAAATAACTCGTTCAGTTTCTTTCAAATATGCATGCTCAGGTCCAATACCTGGATAATCTAGTCCTGCAGAAATTGAGTATGGTTCTATAATTTGTCCATGCTCATCTTGAATCAAATATGTCAATGAACCGTGAATAACTCCTCGTGTACCTTTCTCTAATGTTGCTGCATGCAATGGAGTTTCAACACCTTTTCCTCCTGCCTCTACCCCAATAAGTTTCACATCATCTTGTAAAAACGGATAGAACATTCCAATCGCATTACTTCCACCACCTACACACGCCGTTACAATATCAGGTAGCTTGCCTGTCTTCTCCACAAATTGAGCTTTCGCTTCATCGCCAATGACGCGTTGGAAATTGCGGACCATTTTAGGATAAGGATGTGGGCCAACAACAGAACCAATTAGATAAAAATGATCTTCACAATGCTGAACCCAATAACGAATCGCTTCATTTGTTGCATCCTTCAACGTCTTGTTTCCACTCGTTGCAGGGATAACTTCTGCTCCTAACAAACGCATGCGAAATACATTCAACGCTTGACGCTCCATATCTTCTTCGCCCATAAATACTTTACATGTCATATTAAAATGTGCCGCTACTGTTGCTGTTGCAACACCATGTTGTCCAGCTCCTGTTTCGGCAATCAACTTCTTTTTACCCATTCGTTTAGCCAAAAGTGCCTGTCCAATCGCATTATTAAGCTTATGTGCACCCGTATGATTGAGATCTTCACGTTTCAAATATATTTTCGCACCACCAAGTGCATTCGTTGCATTTTCTGCATACGTTAATGCTGTCTCACGACCACCATATTCACGTAATACCGAATGATATAGTTTAACAAACTCAGGATCATTCATCGCTTCATCAAGTGCTGCTTCAAGTTCTTCAAGAGGTGCCATTAATGTCTCAGGTACAAATTTCCCACCAAAATCTCCAAATCTACCTCGCTCATCTGGAACTTGCTGTAACATAACTTATCACCTTATCCTCTATTGTTTTAATTTTAGCTAAGTCTTTCACTCCATTTGTTTCACTACCGCTTGCTATATCAATTGCTGATGGTGAGTATGTGAGTAATTGATCAATTGTATCTACGTTCACACCACCTGCAATGTAGCACTCTGCACCTTGTCGTTTAGCTTCTTCAATATATTGTGGGATATACTCCCAAGCAAACGTTTGACCTGTTCCACCCCATTGACCAGAAACCTTTGCATCAATTACGTACCCTTCAACTGTATTCTCATAAGTTTTCATACGCTCAACTGCTGATGGCTCATGATGAATTGCTTTCCAAATCTCACAATTTGTCATCTGCTTAAGAGTAAGAATATATGCTGGGCTTTCTGTTCCGTGACATTGAATGACATCTAACGGAACAACTTTAAGAATGTCCGCAATTTCTTCGAAACTAGCGTTCACAAAAACACCAACAAGTTTCTTTTCTTTTATATCTACTGAATCAATCCATTCACGAACTTGCTCAGCTTGCACTCTTCGTTTGCTAGGCGCAAAGATGAATCCAAGATAGCCTATATCTGTTTTTAAAGTCGTTTCTACATCTTGTAATGATTGATGCCCACATACTTTTATATTCATCTTATATGCTCCCGTTCAAAACCAGCAAACATAGATTGAACTGCTCCAGCCACATCATCATGACGCATGAAACCTTCACCGATGAGAATACCTTGTGCCCCAGCTTTTTTTACGCGTAACAGATCCTCACTACTATGAATCCCACTTTCACTAATGAAGATTGATTCATTCGGTACAAGTTTTGCGATTGATTCAGTATGTGATAGAGACGTTTCAAATGTCTTTAGATTACGATTATTAATCCCTACTATTTTAGGTGTAAATCGCTTTAACACACTTTCTAGCGCTTGAGAATCATGGACCTCTACGACACAATCCAACCCTTTCTCAGATGCAAGATGATAGAACTCTTCTAGTTTTTCAGCACCAATCATTTCAGTAATGAGTAAAATAGCATCTGCTCCGAGACGAATGCTCTCTTCTATTTGTATTTCATCAATGATAAAATCTTTACGCAGTACTGGTCGTTCAGCTTTTTTCTTAACGATCGGTAAATATTCACGTTTGCCTTTAAAGTACATTTCATCAGTTAACACCGAGATTGCGTCTGCGTTCGCTTCTCGATAAGCAGTTGCAATCATTTCTGGATGAAAGTTTTCACGAATAATTCCTTTTGATGGTGAAGCTTTTTTCACCTCTGCAATCAACGCAAGTGATCGATTAGGTTTTTTTAATGCTTCATAAAAGGAGTAACGTGGAATTTCAATCATATCAGGCATTTTTATCCGAGCCACTTCTTCTTTTTTCGTTTCATGAATTCGATCAAGCATGTGTTTCAACTCCTTTTAAATCAGCTAATTTTTGTGCAGTCAAACCTGTTTGAACGGCTTGTTTTGCTAACTGAACTCCTTCAGCAATTGTTTTCGCACGACCCGCTGCATACAGAGCAGCACCTGCATTATAATAAAGAATTTGTTGTGATGCTTCATTGCTTTCACCTTTTAATACTGCTTCAAACACTTCTACACTCTCATCAACTGACGTAACTTTCGTATCTTCAAGTGACAGTTTGTCTAGTCCTACATCTTCAGGAGAAAGTGTATATTCCTGAATCGAACCATTTTTCAACTCAACCACATCTGTCTCACTAGCAATTGAGAATTCATCTAAACCGTCATGACTGCTTACTAATAAGACATGCTCTGAACCTAATCTTAAGAGCGTTTCAGCCATTAATCGTGCGTAATGTATATTAAATACCCCTATAATTTGTCTCTTACTTCCAGCAGGATTTGCAAGCGGTCCTAAAATATTAAAGATAGTCCGAAACCCAAGTGTTCTTCTAACATTCGCCGCATGCTTCATTGCTGAGTGATATGTTGGTGCGAATAAAAACGTCATATGATGATGTTCAAGTGAGTGTATCCCTTCTTCTTCTGTTTGTTGAAGTGGGATCCCAATCTTCTCTAATACGTCCGCACTGCCGCTCTTAGATGAAACAGAACGGTTACCATGTTTTGCAACCTTAACTTCTAATGATGCCAATACAATCGCCGTTGCAGTCGAAATATTGAATGTTGAAGCACCATCGCCACCTGTTCCACAAGTATCAAACACTGGTGAATCATAAGAAAGTTTATTCATATTATCTCGCATTGCAGTTACAAACCCTGTCAGTTCATTGGCTGTTTCGCCACGTATACGCATAATGGATAACAGTGACGCTAGTTCAATATCCCCTACTTTACCTTGCATTACTTCTTGCATAACCTCTTCAGCTTCCACTGCTGATAACGTGTAACCTTCAGAGCACTTTCGCAATATGTCTTTAACCACGAACACGACCTCCCTTAGTTGAAAACATTCTCTCTGCTTGTTGTATCGTCGCTAATAACGCTCGCGCTTTATTTTGAGTTTCTTCGAATTCATTTTCAGGTACTGAATCAGCAACTATTCCAGCTCCTGCTTGTACATGTACTGTACTTCCTTCCTTCGTCATCGTTCGAATTGTTATACATGAATCAATGTTACCATCAAAGCCGATATAACATATAGCACCTGCATATGCTTGACGAACTGTTGGTTCTAACTCATTCAAGATTTCCATTGCTCTAATCTTAGGAGCCCCAGACACTGTACCTGCAGGAAATGCAGAAATTAATGCATCTAACGGAGATACTTCTTCGTTAAGTGTTCCTGTTACTTTGGAAATTAAGTGCATAACGTGTGAAAAGTATGTTAACTCCATTAAGACAGGTGTTTCGACACTACCATAATTCGCTACTCTACCAATATCGTTACGTGCTAGGTCAACCAACATGTAATGCTCGGCACGTTCCTTTTCATCTTGGAGTAAGTTTTCACCTAGTGCTCGATCTTCATCTGAGTTTGCTCCGCGTCGGCGCGTACCTGCAATCGGGTGAATTTCAAGGTGTTTATCTTGTATTTGAATTAGTCTCTCAGGAGAACTCCCAATATATTCTTTATTGTCTGCCTTTAAATAAAACAAGTATGGTGATGGGTTTACCATCCGTAACATACGGTATAGTTCAAATCCAGAGACCGTAACTTCTTTACTAAATCGTTGTGAAAGAACTGTTTGAAAAACATCTCCAGCTAATATATACTCTTTGATTCGTTCTACATCTTTTAAGAATTGCTCTTTCTCATAATTTGAACGAACGCCATTAAAAGCATCTTCCTCTATCGCTGGCATAGCATGTTGCACAGAAGGTAGACGAGGCGACTGTTCGATTTTTTCAATCAGGCTTGCTATTTTCTGTTTTGCTTCATGGAAGTAGTTCTCTTTCTCAGCTTCGCCTTCATCTCCAGCTAGTCGAATATAGTGTACTAACGACAATTCTTTCTTAACATGATCAAAAGCAAGAATTGTTTCACAAAATTGAAGATATACTCGCTTATTTTGTGCTGTATCCTTTGGATGTGGTGATACCTTTTCAAACAATGAAATCGCATCATAACCAATATACCCTACTGCTCCTCCTGAAAAAGGTAACTCAAGCTCTGGAACCTTTACTTTGAGCTTTTTAATAACTGTTGTATACGCATCTTGCAAAGTAGTTG
The sequence above is a segment of the Bacillus solimangrovi genome. Coding sequences within it:
- the trpB gene encoding tryptophan synthase subunit beta, with amino-acid sequence MLQQVPDERGRFGDFGGKFVPETLMAPLEELEAALDEAMNDPEFVKLYHSVLREYGGRETALTYAENATNALGGAKIYLKREDLNHTGAHKLNNAIGQALLAKRMGKKKLIAETGAGQHGVATATVAAHFNMTCKVFMGEEDMERQALNVFRMRLLGAEVIPATSGNKTLKDATNEAIRYWVQHCEDHFYLIGSVVGPHPYPKMVRNFQRVIGDEAKAQFVEKTGKLPDIVTACVGGGSNAIGMFYPFLQDDVKLIGVEAGGKGVETPLHAATLEKGTRGVIHGSLTYLIQDEHGQIIEPYSISAGLDYPGIGPEHAYLKETERVIYESVTDAEAIDAFKFLSRKEGIIPAIESSHALAKAFSLAKQLDSDKTILVCLSGRGDKDVQALMKHIEGGNE
- the trpA gene encoding tryptophan synthase subunit alpha, whose product is METSFQQRLVKQNNLFIPFIMAGDPSEEATVDLAVMLQEEGADILELGVPYSDPLADGPVIQQSAKRALSGGMNIRRAIELVPKMRQKGVKIPIVLFTYYNPVLQLEKDFFFALLQQNEVDGLLIPDLPHEESEEMRQDCKDNGIELISLVAPTSQKRIERIASEARGFVYCVSSLGVTGERKALDPRVYDFLEQVRHHSNVPVAVGFGISSYAQIEELSPHCDGIIIGSAIVRKIEEQAANLKSETNRQTGVQAVKEAVQNMLKHPQNT
- the trpE gene encoding anthranilate synthase component I; amino-acid sequence: MTSTQYSTFLETSNHYLTIPVVDHFFSDTLTPIEIFQSLQDEACYLLESKDELSTWSRYSFIGLNPFLILFEEDGRFIATMKDEQIANTTTLQDAYTTVIKKLKVKVPELELPFSGGAVGYIGYDAISLFEKVSPHPKDTAQNKRVYLQFCETILAFDHVKKELSLVHYIRLAGDEGEAEKENYFHEAKQKIASLIEKIEQSPRLPSVQHAMPAIEEDAFNGVRSNYEKEQFLKDVERIKEYILAGDVFQTVLSQRFSKEVTVSGFELYRMLRMVNPSPYLFYLKADNKEYIGSSPERLIQIQDKHLEIHPIAGTRRRGANSDEDRALGENLLQDEKERAEHYMLVDLARNDIGRVANYGSVETPVLMELTYFSHVMHLISKVTGTLNEEVSPLDALISAFPAGTVSGAPKIRAMEILNELEPTVRQAYAGAICYIGFDGNIDSCITIRTMTKEGSTVHVQAGAGIVADSVPENEFEETQNKARALLATIQQAERMFSTKGGRVRG
- the trpD gene encoding anthranilate phosphoribosyltransferase, with protein sequence MVKDILRKCSEGYTLSAVEAEEVMQEVMQGKVGDIELASLLSIMRIRGETANELTGFVTAMRDNMNKLSYDSPVFDTCGTGGDGASTFNISTATAIVLASLEVKVAKHGNRSVSSKSGSADVLEKIGIPLQQTEEEGIHSLEHHHMTFLFAPTYHSAMKHAANVRRTLGFRTIFNILGPLANPAGSKRQIIGVFNIHYARLMAETLLRLGSEHVLLVSSHDGLDEFSIASETDVVELKNGSIQEYTLSPEDVGLDKLSLEDTKVTSVDESVEVFEAVLKGESNEASQQILYYNAGAALYAAGRAKTIAEGVQLAKQAVQTGLTAQKLADLKGVETHA
- the hisC gene encoding histidinol-phosphate transaminase, whose translation is MEYRIKQELKGLTPYKPGKPIDEVKRELGLEKVTKLASNENPFGCSEYAKQAITQSLDELAIYPDGYSADLRNKVAKSLNINESQLIFGNGSDEVIQILCRAVLQKGTNMVSANPTFPQYRHNAVIEGAEIREIDNIDGAHNLEGMLQAIDSETRIVWVCTPNNPTGNYINEQTLYKFITRVPKEVLVVVDEAYFEYVVADDYPDTTKWLNEFDNLLILRTFSKAYGLAGLRIGYGMANEQLIQAIEPAREPFNTSSIAQAAAIAAIDDTGFIEKCRIANRSGMAQFESFCHSAGLTYYPSQANFILIDFEVSGDIVFDYLLRNGFIVRSGEALGYPTSVRITVGSKEQNEEIINILTAFLKEQR
- the trpC gene encoding indole-3-glycerol phosphate synthase TrpC, translating into MLDRIHETKKEEVARIKMPDMIEIPRYSFYEALKKPNRSLALIAEVKKASPSKGIIRENFHPEMIATAYREANADAISVLTDEMYFKGKREYLPIVKKKAERPVLRKDFIIDEIQIEESIRLGADAILLITEMIGAEKLEEFYHLASEKGLDCVVEVHDSQALESVLKRFTPKIVGINNRNLKTFETSLSHTESIAKLVPNESIFISESGIHSSEDLLRVKKAGAQGILIGEGFMRHDDVAGAVQSMFAGFEREHIR
- a CDS encoding phosphoribosylanthranilate isomerase, yielding MNIKVCGHQSLQDVETTLKTDIGYLGFIFAPSKRRVQAEQVREWIDSVDIKEKKLVGVFVNASFEEIADILKVVPLDVIQCHGTESPAYILTLKQMTNCEIWKAIHHEPSAVERMKTYENTVEGYVIDAKVSGQWGGTGQTFAWEYIPQYIEEAKRQGAECYIAGGVNVDTIDQLLTYSPSAIDIASGSETNGVKDLAKIKTIEDKVISYVTASSR